The following coding sequences lie in one Drosophila sulfurigaster albostrigata strain 15112-1811.04 chromosome 2R, ASM2355843v2, whole genome shotgun sequence genomic window:
- the LOC133839530 gene encoding uncharacterized protein LOC133839530: MRVKATSLAVSCCRLTFPSLDKGYAECHKGLNLPKNRRFTFVEQYAINMCVEECNYISSGYTEIDPPFHLDIGNVRLNLENILPSPQAISVPFLVDAFIKCSVFRAQHGKLFKMQLPDIEFITDDCNSFALDVTICVRIHAMQKCPKEFYKHESSDCQMAKEYFTHCVDDIEANISY; encoded by the exons ATGCGAGTCAAGGCCACA AGTTTGGCTGTCAGTTGCTGTCGTCTCACATTTCCCAGCCTCGACAAAGGATATGCAGAATGTCACAAAGGTCTGAATTTGCCCAAAAATCGTCGCTTCACATTTGTCGAGCAATATGCCATCAATATG TGCGTAGAGGAATGCAACTACATCAGCTCTGGCTACACTGAAATCGATCCGCCTTTTCATTTGGACATTGGCAACGTCAGACTCAACTTGGAGAACATACTGCCGTCGCCACAAGCGATATCCGTGCCCTTTTTGGTCGATGCCTTTATCAAATGCAGCGTATTTC GAGCTCAGCATGGCAAGCTCTTTAAGATGCAGCTGCCGGATATTGAATTCATCACGGATGACTGTAACTCCTTTGCCCTGGACGTGACCATCTGTGTGCGCATCCACGCAATGCAGAAATGCCCCAAGGAGTTCTACAAGCACGAAAGCAGCGActgccaaatggcaaaagaGTATTTCACGCACTGCGTGGACGATATTGAAGCGAATATATCTTACTGA